Below is a genomic region from Mesorhizobium sp. NZP2298.
TTGGCTCTCGACTTCGTGCAGAAAGCACTTGAAGGTAAGGCTCCGCGCAAGGTGATCATCGTGCCGCAGAGGATCGTCAATGTCGTTGCCTGATCGGGAAAAGACAGAGCTGAGTCGTTTGCTGCGCCGTGTGGCGTTTGCCGGCCTTGTCGGCTCGCTCGCGCTGGTTTCGGCTTGCACGGTGCGGCCGCTCTATTCCAGCGCGCCGTTGACCACCGGCTCGAGCGCCAATGCCGAACTGGCATCGATCGCCATCAAGCCGGTCAAGACGCGTTATGCCCAGCAGGTGCGCAACAATCTGATCTTCGGCTTTGGGCGCGGTGCCGGCGAACCGGCATCGCCGCTTTATTCGCTTGATCTCAGCGTGACCGAAGCCGTTGAATCCTCCGCCCTCGTGCAGGTAGGAACCGATGAAGACGAGCCGACCGCCGGTTCGGTGACGCTTACCGCCAGCTATACGCTGACCGATGCGAAAACCGGCGTCGTCATCACGGTCGGCAAGCGCGCGATCACCTCCTCCTTCGACAGGCCGCGTCAGGAATTCGCCTCGTATCGGGCGCAGATCGACGCCGAAAATCGCGCCGCGCGCGAACTGGCCGAGGCCCTGCAACTTTCCATCGTCCAGGATCTGGCCCGGCACGGCAAGGCGGCTAGCTGACGCTGTTCTTCGTTTTTACGAAGACGCCATCTCCATCCTTGTGTCGGGCCGCCGGGCAGCAGCCGGGTGCCCTTTTTTAGCAAGCTTTTCTAGCCCGATGCAGGGATGAGCGGGTGATCGCCCAATGACGATCACCCGGTCGAATCCCGATCACTCCATATCGTCGCGAAAGATACGTTTCAGTTGCTTTAGCGGCGCTGACGGGAAGCAACTGTTAACCACTCGCTCCCTATTGCTCAGCAGACGTTTCAGAGTGAGTCTTGAGAATGGAATCCAAGCGTTTTCCCCGGGTCAATTCATTGAAGGCAACCTCGCCCGATGACCCCGGAGTAGAGCGTTTCAGCGGCAGGAGCGACAGGGCGGATAGCCAGCGGCCCGGCGCAGCCAAGGCCGGCAATTCGCCGCCGACCGTTCATCTTGGTGGCAACGAAAGCCCCGCCTGGCAGGACTATTTCTTCCTGGCGCCCAATGTGCGGTTCACGCGCACGCCGGACTATGACGGCAGCACAAACAATACGCGGCGCGAGCAGGTTGCTGTCGAGGAAAGTGAACCACTGACGCAGCCAACGCAGCAGGCAATCGCCCATCCGGCCGCGGCACTCCAAGCCGGCTCGTCCTCGCCATCGCCACTGAGAAACCCCGCCCTGGAAGCCGCTCGGCCTCTTGCAGGCGACAGGGCGGTGACGCATGAAAGGCAGCCTGCTCCTGCCCCGGTATCCGCCCAGCCAAGGCATGCCGGCGACAAGGCGCGGACTGCGGCGGGCTCCAGGACGGCGGCAACGGCACGTGCATCCACGCCGGCAGCGTCTGCTGGCGAGGTTGCGTCACCGGTCAGAACACAAGGCCGCGGAAATGCACGCTGGCCCTATCTGTCGGATCACGTCTTCTTCGAGCTCATGGCGCCCTACATGATCGAGAGCCCGTTGCCGGCGCCACGGGCGGTCTCGGCTCCGCGGCCGGCCGCGCCGGTCGTGCCACCACGGGTAGATATCCGTGCCACGCCCACGGCCGACCCGACAGCGTTGTTTCGGGTCATCGAGTGCCTTCCAGGCCTGCAAGCCCCATCCGCCCTGCCGGATGTCCGTCCGGCCAACTCGAACGAAGCCGCGAGCAACGCGCCGCAGGATGCCCGGACAGTGGTCGCGGTTCCCGTCGCCGCGACGAGCAACGCCGTTCAGGTCCAGGTCGCGCAAAGCGCGGATGAGACAGTGCAGGCTCCGGCCATGCGCGCATCCGCGCCGCTGCCCAGGGTCGGCAAGATCGTGCCGGCCACGACAGGCGAGGCATACGAACTTCCCTCCGAAGAGCTGCTGCAGCAGCCGCCGGAAGGGCAGGGCTTCTACATGTCGCAGGAGCGGCTCGAGCAGAATGCCGATCTCCTGGAAAGCGTGCTCGAGGATTTCGGGGTCAAGGGCGAGATCATCCACGTTCGCCCGGGTCCGGTCGTGACGCTCTATGAGTTCGAGCCGGCGCCGGGCGTCAAATCGTCCCGCGTCATCGGTCTTGCCGACGACATTGCCCGCTCCATGTCGGCGATTTCGGCGCGCGTCGCCGTCGTGCCCGGCCGCAACGTCATCGGCATCGAGTTGCCGAACGAGACGCGCGAGACGGTCTATTTCCGCGAGCTGATCGAATCGCAGGGTTTCCGCAAGACCAGCTGCAAGCTGGCGCTTTGCCTCGGCAAGACAATCGGCGGCGAGCCCGTCATCGCCGAATTGGCGAAGATGCCGCATCTGCTCGTTGCCGGCACCACCGGCTCGGGCAAGTCGGTCGCCATCAACACCATGATCCTGTCGCTGCTCTACCGGCTGAAGCCGGAAGAATGCAGGCTGATCATGGTCGATCCCAAGATGCTCGAACTTTCCGTCTATGACGGCATCCCGCATCTGCTGACGCCCGTCGTCACCGATCCCAAGAAGGCGGTCACCGCGCTCAAATGGGCGGTGCGCGAGATGGAGGACCGCTATCGCAAGATGGCGCGGCTCGGCGTGCGCAACATCGACGGCTACAATGAGCGCGCCGCCCAGGCCCGCGACAAGGGCGAGGCGGTCGTCATGACGGTGCAGGCCGGCTTCGAAAAGGGCACCGGCGCGCCGCTCTTCGAGCAGCAGGAAATCGACCTTGCGCCGATGCCCTACATCGTCGTCATCGTCGACGAGATGGCCGACCTGATGATGGTCGCCGGCAAGGAGATCGAAGGCGCCATCCAGCGCCTGGCGCAGATGGCGCGCGCGGCCGGCATCCACCTGATCATGGCGACGCAACGCCCGTCTGTCGATGTCATCACCGGCACGATCAAGGCCAATTTCCCGACCCGCATCTCCTTCCAGGTCACGTCAAAGATCGACAGCCGCACCATCCTGGGCGAGCAGGGCGCCGAACAGCTGCTTGGCCAGGGCGACATGCTGCACATGATGGGTGGCGGACGCATCGCCCGTGTGCACGGTCCCTTTGTGTCCGACGCGGAGGTGGAGCATGTCGTGGCGCACCTGAAGGCCCAGGGCCGCCCGGAATATCTGGAAACCGTGACCGCCGACGAGGACGAGGAAGAGGTCGAAGACGACCAGGGCGCGGTCTTCGACAAGGGATCGGTCGCCGCCGAGGACGGCGATTCCAGCTATGACGAAGCGGTCAAGGTGGTGTTGCGCGACAAGAAGTGTTCGACGTCCTACATCCAGCGCCGGCTCGGCATCGGTTACAACCGCGCCGCTTCCCTGGTCGAACGCATGGAGAAAGAAGGATTGGTCGGCGCGCCGAACCACGTCGGCAAGCGCGAGATCACCATGGGGCGGCGGCCGCCGGTGACCGCGCCTGACGACGACGGCACGGACTGATCGGCAGCCTTCGGCGATGCTCTTCTCCCGAAAATAAAAAAGGCCGGTTGCCCGGCCTTTTCTCATGGAAGCTGTGCGATCTCAGCCGATCTTCTGGCCGGTCTTGGCCCAGTCGGCGAGGAAGGTGGCGAGGCCCTTGTCGGTCAGCGGATGGTTGACCAGCGCCTTCAGCGTCGCCGGCGGCGCGGTGACAACGTCTGCGCCGATCAGGGCCGCCTGCTTGACGTGGTTCACCGTGCGAACCGATGCGGTCAGGATCTCGGTCTGGAAATCGTAATTGTCATAGATCTGCCGGATCTCCTGGATCAGCTCCATGCCGTCCGAGCCGGTGTCGTCGATGCGGCCGACGAAGGGCGAGATGAACGAGGCGCCGGCCTTGGCGGCGAGCAGCGCCTGGTTGGCCGAGAAGCACAGCGTGACGTTGACCATGCGGTTCATCTGGGTGCGGATCGTCTTGCAGGCCTTCAGGCCGTCCAGCGTCAGCGGCACCTTGATGCAGACATTGGGCGCGATCTTGGCCAGGACCTCGGCCTCCGCCATCATGTCCTTGTATTCGGTCGCCACCACTTCGGCAGAAACCGGGCCCTCGACGATATCGCAGATCTGCTTGGTGACGTCGGCGATCTTGCCGCCGGATTTGAGGATGAGCGA
It encodes:
- the lptE gene encoding LPS assembly lipoprotein LptE, translating into MSLPDREKTELSRLLRRVAFAGLVGSLALVSACTVRPLYSSAPLTTGSSANAELASIAIKPVKTRYAQQVRNNLIFGFGRGAGEPASPLYSLDLSVTEAVESSALVQVGTDEDEPTAGSVTLTASYTLTDAKTGVVITVGKRAITSSFDRPRQEFASYRAQIDAENRAARELAEALQLSIVQDLARHGKAAS
- a CDS encoding DNA translocase FtsK, whose protein sequence is MESKRFPRVNSLKATSPDDPGVERFSGRSDRADSQRPGAAKAGNSPPTVHLGGNESPAWQDYFFLAPNVRFTRTPDYDGSTNNTRREQVAVEESEPLTQPTQQAIAHPAAALQAGSSSPSPLRNPALEAARPLAGDRAVTHERQPAPAPVSAQPRHAGDKARTAAGSRTAATARASTPAASAGEVASPVRTQGRGNARWPYLSDHVFFELMAPYMIESPLPAPRAVSAPRPAAPVVPPRVDIRATPTADPTALFRVIECLPGLQAPSALPDVRPANSNEAASNAPQDARTVVAVPVAATSNAVQVQVAQSADETVQAPAMRASAPLPRVGKIVPATTGEAYELPSEELLQQPPEGQGFYMSQERLEQNADLLESVLEDFGVKGEIIHVRPGPVVTLYEFEPAPGVKSSRVIGLADDIARSMSAISARVAVVPGRNVIGIELPNETRETVYFRELIESQGFRKTSCKLALCLGKTIGGEPVIAELAKMPHLLVAGTTGSGKSVAINTMILSLLYRLKPEECRLIMVDPKMLELSVYDGIPHLLTPVVTDPKKAVTALKWAVREMEDRYRKMARLGVRNIDGYNERAAQARDKGEAVVMTVQAGFEKGTGAPLFEQQEIDLAPMPYIVVIVDEMADLMMVAGKEIEGAIQRLAQMARAAGIHLIMATQRPSVDVITGTIKANFPTRISFQVTSKIDSRTILGEQGAEQLLGQGDMLHMMGGGRIARVHGPFVSDAEVEHVVAHLKAQGRPEYLETVTADEDEEEVEDDQGAVFDKGSVAAEDGDSSYDEAVKVVLRDKKCSTSYIQRRLGIGYNRAASLVERMEKEGLVGAPNHVGKREITMGRRPPVTAPDDDGTD
- the fsa gene encoding fructose-6-phosphate aldolase — encoded protein: MKFFVDTADIKDIRELNDLGLLDGVTTNPSLILKSGGKIADVTKQICDIVEGPVSAEVVATEYKDMMAEAEVLAKIAPNVCIKVPLTLDGLKACKTIRTQMNRMVNVTLCFSANQALLAAKAGASFISPFVGRIDDTGSDGMELIQEIRQIYDNYDFQTEILTASVRTVNHVKQAALIGADVVTAPPATLKALVNHPLTDKGLATFLADWAKTGQKIG